The following coding sequences are from one Triticum aestivum cultivar Chinese Spring chromosome 5A, IWGSC CS RefSeq v2.1, whole genome shotgun sequence window:
- the LOC123102618 gene encoding rapid alkalinization factor — MAGVRSLVLLLLVLAVALSASASSIAGGDHLQLGLLSGGAGRGECRGTVAECGGEDAEGELGSASAEAHRRVLQGRGYISYGALRRGTVPCNRRGASYYNCRPGAQANPYHRGCSRITRCRG; from the coding sequence atggcCGGCGTTAGGAGCCTCGTGCTGCTCCTCCTGGTGCTCGCCGTCGCGCTGTCCGCCTCCGCCTCGTCCATCGCCGGCGGGGACCACCTGCAGCTCGGCCTCCTCTCCGGCGGCGCTGGCCGCGGGGAGTGCAGGGGCACCGTGGCCGAGTGCGGCGGGGAGGACGCGGAGGGGGAGCTCGGGTCCGCGTCGGCCGAGGCGCACCGCCGCGTGCTGCAGGGCCGCGGCTACATCAGCTACGGCGCGCTGCGCAGGGGCACCGTCCCCTGCAACCGCCGCGGCGCCAGCTACTACAACTGCCGCCCCGGCGCCCAGGCCAACCCCTACCACCGCGGATGCTCCCGCATCACCCGCTGCCGCGGCTAA